The Mytilus galloprovincialis chromosome 7, xbMytGall1.hap1.1, whole genome shotgun sequence genome has a window encoding:
- the LOC143083055 gene encoding uncharacterized protein LOC143083055 isoform X38 encodes MNYQKVYMNHIHSSSLLCQLAQMWRSQLLCDALICTGNVVTKAHRVVLLAACPMLQSMENASIGTELEVRLAADIKQEAVTTFLQYLYEGFMLLTEENVKHVEKVARLLQVDSVIKCCSDFFKCLEKSTGKQHNANYKFDKYDLLEFRHVRATGLQKTYHDRLMKRMSEAPRPSSPTGGKRQRLHPRPSSPPTDFMSQRADDAASMTQSYMTGNPTGTGSARSGASSQSSRSGSPSVVEIIEDSLELIQREKSVPGQPEPSRLSQQKTSISVASHVSNSKDTRVINIADDSGGGRTRVTDSFSDRVQNIPSSPQQSSQPQMPVSPKISFRDTHPPQNIQHPSPTSFIQRTPNQMSFTSQPPPPPLQQAGTLNIAPLSQSFSQDRFQQRQQEQQSSQSRPPPMSTDMFMESVKTSQSFITSTPQQRTHPSYPPISGATKPSFAIGSASQGGAPPQSPSFQSQSSSQQQESTGMADKGEKREAESSRPQEGHDPGPEGNDDIPDLAIVKIEKVGEDETGGLLLQVDSGQGDAAHRHGQLSMEEEQEYDESDLTGDWSQEDISNEGSFQSSHMDDPTGAMYMGPTSEPMLFKRSKRKVPPRYREYDEESLRQAIQAVFSGKMTQTQASKAFGVPRQTIGSRLDKLNKSMM; translated from the exons atgaattacCAGAAGGTATATATGAATCACATACATTCAAGCTCTCTACTATGCCAGTTAGCACAGATGTGGAGAAGTCAGTTGCTGTGTGATGCATTGATTTGCACAGGAAATGTAGTTACAAAG GCACACCGAGTTGTGCTTTTGGCAGCTTGTCCCATGTTGCAGTCGATGGAAAATGCATCAATTGGAACCGAGTTGGAGGTTCGTCTAGCTGCTGATATTAAACAGGAAGCTGTAACCACATTCTTACAATATTTGTATGAGGGATTTATGTTACTTACTGAAGAAAATGTGAAACATGTAGAAAAAGTAGCAAGATTGCTTCAAGTAGACAGTGTGATCAAATGTTGCTCAGACTTCTTCAAGTGTCTCGAAAAATCCACAGGAAAACAACACAATGCTAATtacaaatttgacaaatatgACTTACTTGAATTCCGTCATGTGCGAGCCACTGGATTACAAAAAACTTATCATGATAGACTAATGAAAAGGATGTCCGAAGCTCCCCGCCCATCTAGTCCCACAGGAGGGAAACGTCAAAGATTACATCCTCGTCCTTCCTCCCCACCAACTGACTTCATGTCTCAAAGAGCAGATGATGCTGCATCAATGACACAAAGTTATATGACAGGAAATCCTACTGGAACAGGAAGTGCCCGATCAGGTGCTTCAAGTCAGTCAAGTAGATCAGGGTCACCGTCAGTTGTAGAAATAATAGAGGACAGTTTGGAATTAATTCAAAGAGAAAAATCTGTCCCTGGGCAACCTGAACCATCAAGGTTATCCCAGCAAAAGACATCAATTTCTGTGGCATCACATGTTTCAAATTCTAAAGACACTCGTGTGATTAATATCGCGGATGACAGTGGTGGGGGAAGGACCCGTGTAACAGACTCATTTAGTGATCGTGTTCAAAATATTCCAAGTTCACCACAGCAGTCATCACAACCTCAAATGCCAGTCTCGCCAAAGATATCATTCCGAGATACTCATCCTCCTCAGAACATTCAACATCCGTCACCTACATCATTCATCCAACGTACACCAAATCAAATGAGCTTTACCTCACAACCACCGCCTCCTCCATTACAGCAAGCTGGAACATTAAACATTGCTCCATTATCACAATCATTCTCACAGGATCGTTTCCAGCAACGTCAACAGGAACAACAATCTAGTCAGTCTCGTCCACCACCAATGTCCACTGACATGTTTATGGAAAGTGTTAAAACGTCACAAAGTTTCATTACAAGTACTCCTCAACAACGAACCCATCCATCATATCCTCCCATATCTGGTGCTACTAAACCGTCATTTGCTATTGGAAGTGCTTCACAAGGTGGTGCACCGCCGCAAAGTCCATCATTCCAAAGTCAATCATCTAGTCAGCAACAAGAATCCACTGGAATGGCGGACAAGGGTGAAAAACGGGAGGCAGAAAG TTCAAGGCCACAAGAAGGTCATGATCCAGGTCCTGAAGGAAATGATGATATCCCTGACTTGGCAATAGTGAAAATAGAAAAAGTGGGCGAGGACGAAACAGGTGGACTTTTGTTACAAGTAGATAGTGGGCAAGGTGACGCTGCTCATCGGCACGGACAATTAAGCATGGAGGAGGAGCAGGAGTATGATGAAAGTGACCTAACAGGCGATTGGTCACAGGAAGATATATCAAACGAAGGCAGCTTTCAATCATCGCATATGGACGATCCGACCGGAGCTATGTACATGGGGCCAACATCAG AACCAATGTTGTTCAAGCGAAGCAAACGGAAAGTTCCACCAAGATACCGTGAATATGACGAGGAAAGTTTAAGACAGGCCATTCAAGCTGTTTTTTCAGGGAAAATGACTCAAACCCAAGCATCGAAGGCATTTGGGGTTCCTCGTCAAACTATCGGCAGTAGACTTGATAAATTGAATAAATCAATGATGTAG
- the LOC143083055 gene encoding uncharacterized protein LOC143083055 isoform X31, whose amino-acid sequence MNYQKVYMNHIHSSSLLCQLAQMWRSQLLCDALICTGNVVTKAHRVVLLAACPMLQSMENASIGTELEVRLAADIKQEAVTTFLQYLYEGFMLLTEENVKHVEKVARLLQVDSVIKCCSDFFKCLEKSTGKQHNANYKFDKYDLLEFRHVRATGLQKTYHDRLMKRMSEAPRPSSPTGGKRQRLHPRPSSPPTDFMSQRADDAASMTQSYMTGNPTGTGSARSGASSQSSRSGSPSVVEIIEDSLELIQREKSVPGQPEPSRLSQQKTSISVASHVSNSKDTRVINIADDSGGGRTRVTDSFSDRVQNIPSSPQQSSQPQMPVSPKISFRDTHPPQNIQHPSPTSFIQRTPNQMSFTSQPPPPPLQQAGTLNIAPLSQSFSQDRFQQRQQEQQSSQSRPPPMSTDMFMESVKTSQSFITSTPQQRTHPSYPPISGATKPSFAIGSASQGGAPPQSPSFQSQSSSQQQESTGMADKGEKREAESSRPQEGHDPGPEGNDDIPDLAIVKIEKVGEDETGGLLLQVDSGQGDAAHRHGQLSMEEEQEYDESDLTGDWSQEDISNEGSFQSSHMDDPTGAMYMGPTSDFLQKSRDKKNKLQYRKKYSEETLLKALDSVITGVMSQTGAAKYYGVPQQTIFSRLKKMRSYPGAQD is encoded by the exons atgaattacCAGAAGGTATATATGAATCACATACATTCAAGCTCTCTACTATGCCAGTTAGCACAGATGTGGAGAAGTCAGTTGCTGTGTGATGCATTGATTTGCACAGGAAATGTAGTTACAAAG GCACACCGAGTTGTGCTTTTGGCAGCTTGTCCCATGTTGCAGTCGATGGAAAATGCATCAATTGGAACCGAGTTGGAGGTTCGTCTAGCTGCTGATATTAAACAGGAAGCTGTAACCACATTCTTACAATATTTGTATGAGGGATTTATGTTACTTACTGAAGAAAATGTGAAACATGTAGAAAAAGTAGCAAGATTGCTTCAAGTAGACAGTGTGATCAAATGTTGCTCAGACTTCTTCAAGTGTCTCGAAAAATCCACAGGAAAACAACACAATGCTAATtacaaatttgacaaatatgACTTACTTGAATTCCGTCATGTGCGAGCCACTGGATTACAAAAAACTTATCATGATAGACTAATGAAAAGGATGTCCGAAGCTCCCCGCCCATCTAGTCCCACAGGAGGGAAACGTCAAAGATTACATCCTCGTCCTTCCTCCCCACCAACTGACTTCATGTCTCAAAGAGCAGATGATGCTGCATCAATGACACAAAGTTATATGACAGGAAATCCTACTGGAACAGGAAGTGCCCGATCAGGTGCTTCAAGTCAGTCAAGTAGATCAGGGTCACCGTCAGTTGTAGAAATAATAGAGGACAGTTTGGAATTAATTCAAAGAGAAAAATCTGTCCCTGGGCAACCTGAACCATCAAGGTTATCCCAGCAAAAGACATCAATTTCTGTGGCATCACATGTTTCAAATTCTAAAGACACTCGTGTGATTAATATCGCGGATGACAGTGGTGGGGGAAGGACCCGTGTAACAGACTCATTTAGTGATCGTGTTCAAAATATTCCAAGTTCACCACAGCAGTCATCACAACCTCAAATGCCAGTCTCGCCAAAGATATCATTCCGAGATACTCATCCTCCTCAGAACATTCAACATCCGTCACCTACATCATTCATCCAACGTACACCAAATCAAATGAGCTTTACCTCACAACCACCGCCTCCTCCATTACAGCAAGCTGGAACATTAAACATTGCTCCATTATCACAATCATTCTCACAGGATCGTTTCCAGCAACGTCAACAGGAACAACAATCTAGTCAGTCTCGTCCACCACCAATGTCCACTGACATGTTTATGGAAAGTGTTAAAACGTCACAAAGTTTCATTACAAGTACTCCTCAACAACGAACCCATCCATCATATCCTCCCATATCTGGTGCTACTAAACCGTCATTTGCTATTGGAAGTGCTTCACAAGGTGGTGCACCGCCGCAAAGTCCATCATTCCAAAGTCAATCATCTAGTCAGCAACAAGAATCCACTGGAATGGCGGACAAGGGTGAAAAACGGGAGGCAGAAAG TTCAAGGCCACAAGAAGGTCATGATCCAGGTCCTGAAGGAAATGATGATATCCCTGACTTGGCAATAGTGAAAATAGAAAAAGTGGGCGAGGACGAAACAGGTGGACTTTTGTTACAAGTAGATAGTGGGCAAGGTGACGCTGCTCATCGGCACGGACAATTAAGCATGGAGGAGGAGCAGGAGTATGATGAAAGTGACCTAACAGGCGATTGGTCACAGGAAGATATATCAAACGAAGGCAGCTTTCAATCATCGCATATGGACGATCCGACCGGAGCTATGTACATGGGGCCAACATCAG ATTTTCTACAAAAAAGTAGAGacaagaaaaacaaattgcaatacAGGAAGAAATACAGTGAGGAGACATTACTGAAGGCTCTTGATTCTGTAATCACTGGTGTTATGTCTCAGACTGGGGCCGCTAAATATTATGGAGTGCCGCAACAGACAATATTCAGTCGTCTTAAAAAGATGAGGTCATATCCTGGTGCTcaggattga
- the LOC143083055 gene encoding uncharacterized protein LOC143083055 isoform X13: protein MNYQKVYMNHIHSSSLLCQLAQMWRSQLLCDALICTGNVVTKAHRVVLLAACPMLQSMENASIGTELEVRLAADIKQEAVTTFLQYLYEGFMLLTEENVKHVEKVARLLQVDSVIKCCSDFFKCLEKSTGKQHNANYKFDKYDLLEFRHVRATGLQKTYHDRLMKRMSEAPRPSSPTGGKRQRLHPRPSSPPTDFMSQRADDAASMTQSYMTGNPTGTGSARSGASSQSSRSGSPSVVEIIEDSLELIQREKSVPGQPEPSRLSQQKTSISVASHVSNSKDTRVINIADDSGGGRTRVTDSFSDRVQNIPSSPQQSSQPQMPVSPKISFRDTHPPQNIQHPSPTSFIQRTPNQMSFTSQPPPPPLQQAGTLNIAPLSQSFSQDRFQQRQQEQQSSQSRPPPMSTDMFMESVKTSQSFITSTPQQRTHPSYPPISGATKPSFAIGSASQGGAPPQSPSFQSQSSSQQQESTGMADKGEKREAESSRPQEGHDPGPEGNDDIPDLAIVKIEKVGEDETGGLLLQVDSGQGDAAHRHGQLSMEEEQEYDESDLTGDWSQEDISNEGSFQSSHMDDPTGAMYMGPTSGNRGTMFKTRLSKNAGRKGKDYKWYTPSDLEKAVEAFRSGKMNGRQAAEYYGVPVGTVYDRVAKTKPPSVNFQHELL, encoded by the exons atgaattacCAGAAGGTATATATGAATCACATACATTCAAGCTCTCTACTATGCCAGTTAGCACAGATGTGGAGAAGTCAGTTGCTGTGTGATGCATTGATTTGCACAGGAAATGTAGTTACAAAG GCACACCGAGTTGTGCTTTTGGCAGCTTGTCCCATGTTGCAGTCGATGGAAAATGCATCAATTGGAACCGAGTTGGAGGTTCGTCTAGCTGCTGATATTAAACAGGAAGCTGTAACCACATTCTTACAATATTTGTATGAGGGATTTATGTTACTTACTGAAGAAAATGTGAAACATGTAGAAAAAGTAGCAAGATTGCTTCAAGTAGACAGTGTGATCAAATGTTGCTCAGACTTCTTCAAGTGTCTCGAAAAATCCACAGGAAAACAACACAATGCTAATtacaaatttgacaaatatgACTTACTTGAATTCCGTCATGTGCGAGCCACTGGATTACAAAAAACTTATCATGATAGACTAATGAAAAGGATGTCCGAAGCTCCCCGCCCATCTAGTCCCACAGGAGGGAAACGTCAAAGATTACATCCTCGTCCTTCCTCCCCACCAACTGACTTCATGTCTCAAAGAGCAGATGATGCTGCATCAATGACACAAAGTTATATGACAGGAAATCCTACTGGAACAGGAAGTGCCCGATCAGGTGCTTCAAGTCAGTCAAGTAGATCAGGGTCACCGTCAGTTGTAGAAATAATAGAGGACAGTTTGGAATTAATTCAAAGAGAAAAATCTGTCCCTGGGCAACCTGAACCATCAAGGTTATCCCAGCAAAAGACATCAATTTCTGTGGCATCACATGTTTCAAATTCTAAAGACACTCGTGTGATTAATATCGCGGATGACAGTGGTGGGGGAAGGACCCGTGTAACAGACTCATTTAGTGATCGTGTTCAAAATATTCCAAGTTCACCACAGCAGTCATCACAACCTCAAATGCCAGTCTCGCCAAAGATATCATTCCGAGATACTCATCCTCCTCAGAACATTCAACATCCGTCACCTACATCATTCATCCAACGTACACCAAATCAAATGAGCTTTACCTCACAACCACCGCCTCCTCCATTACAGCAAGCTGGAACATTAAACATTGCTCCATTATCACAATCATTCTCACAGGATCGTTTCCAGCAACGTCAACAGGAACAACAATCTAGTCAGTCTCGTCCACCACCAATGTCCACTGACATGTTTATGGAAAGTGTTAAAACGTCACAAAGTTTCATTACAAGTACTCCTCAACAACGAACCCATCCATCATATCCTCCCATATCTGGTGCTACTAAACCGTCATTTGCTATTGGAAGTGCTTCACAAGGTGGTGCACCGCCGCAAAGTCCATCATTCCAAAGTCAATCATCTAGTCAGCAACAAGAATCCACTGGAATGGCGGACAAGGGTGAAAAACGGGAGGCAGAAAG TTCAAGGCCACAAGAAGGTCATGATCCAGGTCCTGAAGGAAATGATGATATCCCTGACTTGGCAATAGTGAAAATAGAAAAAGTGGGCGAGGACGAAACAGGTGGACTTTTGTTACAAGTAGATAGTGGGCAAGGTGACGCTGCTCATCGGCACGGACAATTAAGCATGGAGGAGGAGCAGGAGTATGATGAAAGTGACCTAACAGGCGATTGGTCACAGGAAGATATATCAAACGAAGGCAGCTTTCAATCATCGCATATGGACGATCCGACCGGAGCTATGTACATGGGGCCAACATCAG GGAATAGGGGAACGATGTTTAAAACCAGGCTGTCTAAAAATGCTGGTAGAAAAGGGAAAGACTACAAGTGGTATACTCCTTCTGATCTTGAAAAGGCAGTGGAGGCTTTTCGTAGTGGGAAAATGAATGGCAGACAAGCTGCCGAATATTACGGTGTTCCTGTGGGCACAGTTTATGATCGTGTGGCAAAAACAAAACCACCTTCTGTTAATTTTCAGCATGAATTGTTGTAA
- the LOC143083055 gene encoding uncharacterized protein LOC143083055 isoform X33: MNYQKVYMNHIHSSSLLCQLAQMWRSQLLCDALICTGNVVTKAHRVVLLAACPMLQSMENASIGTELEVRLAADIKQEAVTTFLQYLYEGFMLLTEENVKHVEKVARLLQVDSVIKCCSDFFKCLEKSTGKQHNANYKFDKYDLLEFRHVRATGLQKTYHDRLMKRMSEAPRPSSPTGGKRQRLHPRPSSPPTDFMSQRADDAASMTQSYMTGNPTGTGSARSGASSQSSRSGSPSVVEIIEDSLELIQREKSVPGQPEPSRLSQQKTSISVASHVSNSKDTRVINIADDSGGGRTRVTDSFSDRVQNIPSSPQQSSQPQMPVSPKISFRDTHPPQNIQHPSPTSFIQRTPNQMSFTSQPPPPPLQQAGTLNIAPLSQSFSQDRFQQRQQEQQSSQSRPPPMSTDMFMESVKTSQSFITSTPQQRTHPSYPPISGATKPSFAIGSASQGGAPPQSPSFQSQSSSQQQESTGMADKGEKREAESSRPQEGHDPGPEGNDDIPDLAIVKIEKVGEDETGGLLLQVDSGQGDAAHRHGQLSMEEEQEYDESDLTGDWSQEDISNEGSFQSSHMDDPTGAMYMGPTSEYDNLLKQTKGSRRKYRKYSHEDLENAVTAVVSGTMSQTMAAKIYRVPRQTIWHRLEKVGDVFVRKK; this comes from the exons atgaattacCAGAAGGTATATATGAATCACATACATTCAAGCTCTCTACTATGCCAGTTAGCACAGATGTGGAGAAGTCAGTTGCTGTGTGATGCATTGATTTGCACAGGAAATGTAGTTACAAAG GCACACCGAGTTGTGCTTTTGGCAGCTTGTCCCATGTTGCAGTCGATGGAAAATGCATCAATTGGAACCGAGTTGGAGGTTCGTCTAGCTGCTGATATTAAACAGGAAGCTGTAACCACATTCTTACAATATTTGTATGAGGGATTTATGTTACTTACTGAAGAAAATGTGAAACATGTAGAAAAAGTAGCAAGATTGCTTCAAGTAGACAGTGTGATCAAATGTTGCTCAGACTTCTTCAAGTGTCTCGAAAAATCCACAGGAAAACAACACAATGCTAATtacaaatttgacaaatatgACTTACTTGAATTCCGTCATGTGCGAGCCACTGGATTACAAAAAACTTATCATGATAGACTAATGAAAAGGATGTCCGAAGCTCCCCGCCCATCTAGTCCCACAGGAGGGAAACGTCAAAGATTACATCCTCGTCCTTCCTCCCCACCAACTGACTTCATGTCTCAAAGAGCAGATGATGCTGCATCAATGACACAAAGTTATATGACAGGAAATCCTACTGGAACAGGAAGTGCCCGATCAGGTGCTTCAAGTCAGTCAAGTAGATCAGGGTCACCGTCAGTTGTAGAAATAATAGAGGACAGTTTGGAATTAATTCAAAGAGAAAAATCTGTCCCTGGGCAACCTGAACCATCAAGGTTATCCCAGCAAAAGACATCAATTTCTGTGGCATCACATGTTTCAAATTCTAAAGACACTCGTGTGATTAATATCGCGGATGACAGTGGTGGGGGAAGGACCCGTGTAACAGACTCATTTAGTGATCGTGTTCAAAATATTCCAAGTTCACCACAGCAGTCATCACAACCTCAAATGCCAGTCTCGCCAAAGATATCATTCCGAGATACTCATCCTCCTCAGAACATTCAACATCCGTCACCTACATCATTCATCCAACGTACACCAAATCAAATGAGCTTTACCTCACAACCACCGCCTCCTCCATTACAGCAAGCTGGAACATTAAACATTGCTCCATTATCACAATCATTCTCACAGGATCGTTTCCAGCAACGTCAACAGGAACAACAATCTAGTCAGTCTCGTCCACCACCAATGTCCACTGACATGTTTATGGAAAGTGTTAAAACGTCACAAAGTTTCATTACAAGTACTCCTCAACAACGAACCCATCCATCATATCCTCCCATATCTGGTGCTACTAAACCGTCATTTGCTATTGGAAGTGCTTCACAAGGTGGTGCACCGCCGCAAAGTCCATCATTCCAAAGTCAATCATCTAGTCAGCAACAAGAATCCACTGGAATGGCGGACAAGGGTGAAAAACGGGAGGCAGAAAG TTCAAGGCCACAAGAAGGTCATGATCCAGGTCCTGAAGGAAATGATGATATCCCTGACTTGGCAATAGTGAAAATAGAAAAAGTGGGCGAGGACGAAACAGGTGGACTTTTGTTACAAGTAGATAGTGGGCAAGGTGACGCTGCTCATCGGCACGGACAATTAAGCATGGAGGAGGAGCAGGAGTATGATGAAAGTGACCTAACAGGCGATTGGTCACAGGAAGATATATCAAACGAAGGCAGCTTTCAATCATCGCATATGGACGATCCGACCGGAGCTATGTACATGGGGCCAACATCAG AGTATGACAACCTGTTGAAACAAACTAAGGGATCACGTAGGAAGTACCGAAAGTATAGTCATGAAGATCTTGAGAATGCAGTTACTGCTGTAGTATCGGGAACAATGTCTCAAACAATGGCTGCAAAGATATACAGAGTTCCTAGGCAAACAATTTGGCATCGATTAGAAAAAGTGGGAGATGTTTTTGTCAGAAAAAAGTAG
- the LOC143083055 gene encoding uncharacterized protein LOC143083055 isoform X34: protein MNYQKVYMNHIHSSSLLCQLAQMWRSQLLCDALICTGNVVTKAHRVVLLAACPMLQSMENASIGTELEVRLAADIKQEAVTTFLQYLYEGFMLLTEENVKHVEKVARLLQVDSVIKCCSDFFKCLEKSTGKQHNANYKFDKYDLLEFRHVRATGLQKTYHDRLMKRMSEAPRPSSPTGGKRQRLHPRPSSPPTDFMSQRADDAASMTQSYMTGNPTGTGSARSGASSQSSRSGSPSVVEIIEDSLELIQREKSVPGQPEPSRLSQQKTSISVASHVSNSKDTRVINIADDSGGGRTRVTDSFSDRVQNIPSSPQQSSQPQMPVSPKISFRDTHPPQNIQHPSPTSFIQRTPNQMSFTSQPPPPPLQQAGTLNIAPLSQSFSQDRFQQRQQEQQSSQSRPPPMSTDMFMESVKTSQSFITSTPQQRTHPSYPPISGATKPSFAIGSASQGGAPPQSPSFQSQSSSQQQESTGMADKGEKREAESSRPQEGHDPGPEGNDDIPDLAIVKIEKVGEDETGGLLLQVDSGQGDAAHRHGQLSMEEEQEYDESDLTGDWSQEDISNEGSFQSSHMDDPTGAMYMGPTSDSGRTPEAARMYKQYDEMSLLRAVEAVVTGRMTQTNAAKTFGVPRKTIHYRLQKMRERSGSKIEND from the exons atgaattacCAGAAGGTATATATGAATCACATACATTCAAGCTCTCTACTATGCCAGTTAGCACAGATGTGGAGAAGTCAGTTGCTGTGTGATGCATTGATTTGCACAGGAAATGTAGTTACAAAG GCACACCGAGTTGTGCTTTTGGCAGCTTGTCCCATGTTGCAGTCGATGGAAAATGCATCAATTGGAACCGAGTTGGAGGTTCGTCTAGCTGCTGATATTAAACAGGAAGCTGTAACCACATTCTTACAATATTTGTATGAGGGATTTATGTTACTTACTGAAGAAAATGTGAAACATGTAGAAAAAGTAGCAAGATTGCTTCAAGTAGACAGTGTGATCAAATGTTGCTCAGACTTCTTCAAGTGTCTCGAAAAATCCACAGGAAAACAACACAATGCTAATtacaaatttgacaaatatgACTTACTTGAATTCCGTCATGTGCGAGCCACTGGATTACAAAAAACTTATCATGATAGACTAATGAAAAGGATGTCCGAAGCTCCCCGCCCATCTAGTCCCACAGGAGGGAAACGTCAAAGATTACATCCTCGTCCTTCCTCCCCACCAACTGACTTCATGTCTCAAAGAGCAGATGATGCTGCATCAATGACACAAAGTTATATGACAGGAAATCCTACTGGAACAGGAAGTGCCCGATCAGGTGCTTCAAGTCAGTCAAGTAGATCAGGGTCACCGTCAGTTGTAGAAATAATAGAGGACAGTTTGGAATTAATTCAAAGAGAAAAATCTGTCCCTGGGCAACCTGAACCATCAAGGTTATCCCAGCAAAAGACATCAATTTCTGTGGCATCACATGTTTCAAATTCTAAAGACACTCGTGTGATTAATATCGCGGATGACAGTGGTGGGGGAAGGACCCGTGTAACAGACTCATTTAGTGATCGTGTTCAAAATATTCCAAGTTCACCACAGCAGTCATCACAACCTCAAATGCCAGTCTCGCCAAAGATATCATTCCGAGATACTCATCCTCCTCAGAACATTCAACATCCGTCACCTACATCATTCATCCAACGTACACCAAATCAAATGAGCTTTACCTCACAACCACCGCCTCCTCCATTACAGCAAGCTGGAACATTAAACATTGCTCCATTATCACAATCATTCTCACAGGATCGTTTCCAGCAACGTCAACAGGAACAACAATCTAGTCAGTCTCGTCCACCACCAATGTCCACTGACATGTTTATGGAAAGTGTTAAAACGTCACAAAGTTTCATTACAAGTACTCCTCAACAACGAACCCATCCATCATATCCTCCCATATCTGGTGCTACTAAACCGTCATTTGCTATTGGAAGTGCTTCACAAGGTGGTGCACCGCCGCAAAGTCCATCATTCCAAAGTCAATCATCTAGTCAGCAACAAGAATCCACTGGAATGGCGGACAAGGGTGAAAAACGGGAGGCAGAAAG TTCAAGGCCACAAGAAGGTCATGATCCAGGTCCTGAAGGAAATGATGATATCCCTGACTTGGCAATAGTGAAAATAGAAAAAGTGGGCGAGGACGAAACAGGTGGACTTTTGTTACAAGTAGATAGTGGGCAAGGTGACGCTGCTCATCGGCACGGACAATTAAGCATGGAGGAGGAGCAGGAGTATGATGAAAGTGACCTAACAGGCGATTGGTCACAGGAAGATATATCAAACGAAGGCAGCTTTCAATCATCGCATATGGACGATCCGACCGGAGCTATGTACATGGGGCCAACATCAG ATTCAGGGAGAACCCCAGAGGCTGCTAGAATGTACAAACAGTATGATGAAATGTCCCTGCTTAGAGCTGTTGAAGCTGTTGTCACGGGACGTATGACACAAACTAATGCTGCCAAAACCTTTGGTGTCCCAAGGAAAACTATTCATTATAGGCTACAAAAAATGAGAGAAAGAAGTGGttctaaaatagaaaatgactGA